One genomic window of Desulfuromonas sp. AOP6 includes the following:
- a CDS encoding riboflavin synthase, with protein MFTGLIQDVGTLLKIHKGGASFQLTVSTHFPLDDLSIGESIAVNGICLTLVSRGGGAFSADVSRETVMRTNLADLRVGQRVNLERALMLSDRLGGHIVTGHVDGIGVIRSKTLEGNAERIVISIPDRCHRYMVVKGSVAVDGISLTVNDVTEEDFSLMIIPHSLSRTTLQYVKPGDRVNVETDILGKYVERLLGSRGEGQKSQAVNFEFLANHGFM; from the coding sequence ATGTTCACCGGACTGATTCAAGATGTCGGAACTCTACTGAAAATTCATAAGGGTGGAGCAAGTTTTCAGCTTACTGTTTCCACGCATTTTCCCCTTGATGATCTTTCGATTGGTGAAAGCATCGCCGTCAACGGGATTTGTCTCACGCTCGTTTCCAGGGGTGGAGGTGCGTTTTCCGCCGATGTCTCCCGGGAAACCGTGATGCGAACCAATCTGGCTGACCTGCGAGTGGGGCAGAGGGTCAACCTGGAGCGTGCTCTCATGCTTTCCGATCGCCTGGGGGGGCATATCGTGACTGGGCATGTTGATGGCATTGGCGTGATTCGTTCAAAAACCCTTGAGGGAAATGCTGAGCGCATCGTTATTTCCATACCTGATAGGTGCCATCGATACATGGTTGTGAAGGGTTCCGTTGCCGTCGACGGCATCAGTTTGACAGTCAACGATGTGACAGAAGAGGACTTCTCTCTTATGATCATTCCCCATAGCCTCTCTCGGACAACTCTCCAGTACGTGAAGCCGGGGGATAGGGTTAATGTCGAAACGGACATTCTTGGAAAGTATGTTGAGCGCCTTTTGGGATCACGGGGGGAAGGGCAAAAGAGCCAAGCCGTGAACTTTGAATTTCTTGCAAACCATGGATTTATGTGA
- the ribD gene encoding bifunctional diaminohydroxyphosphoribosylaminopyrimidine deaminase/5-amino-6-(5-phosphoribosylamino)uracil reductase RibD produces the protein MANPESPSPDYYMTRALILARTAEGRTRPNPAVGAVIVCSGMIVGEGFHRRAGEPHAEINALRQAGVQAQDGELYVTLEPCSHHGRTGPCAEAIVAAGIRKVFIGTRDPNPRVCGRGISLLADNGVEVVTGVLEEECRHLIAPFAKHVLTGTPLVTLKSAITLDGFCATSSGESQWISNEQSRLYVHQTRDKVDAVMVGIGTVLTDNPRLTTRLPEGGRNPIRVVVDTFLRIPEDSALVALSADEGTLVATTNAADPNKICRLQAVGVRVLVLPQKNGHVDLNALLLELGKMDIQHLFLEGGAILNGTLLREGLVDRAMIFVAPVLLGGDDGRGLFAGQGATRLVDAWRLKHVRVRSFGDDVLLEGEVYPCSPD, from the coding sequence ATGGCAAATCCTGAAAGCCCATCTCCCGATTATTATATGACCCGGGCCCTTATTCTGGCCCGCACAGCCGAAGGGCGCACCCGACCAAATCCGGCGGTAGGAGCCGTTATCGTCTGCAGCGGGATGATTGTCGGTGAAGGTTTTCATCGTCGGGCCGGAGAGCCCCATGCCGAAATTAATGCGCTGAGGCAGGCTGGCGTGCAGGCCCAAGATGGGGAGTTGTATGTCACCCTCGAACCCTGTTCGCATCATGGCCGAACCGGGCCCTGTGCTGAGGCCATTGTGGCGGCGGGTATCAGGAAGGTTTTTATTGGAACACGGGACCCAAACCCCAGGGTTTGTGGGAGGGGCATCTCGCTTCTTGCGGATAACGGCGTAGAAGTGGTGACAGGCGTACTGGAGGAGGAATGTCGCCATCTGATAGCCCCTTTTGCCAAGCACGTACTGACGGGAACGCCCCTGGTTACTCTCAAGTCCGCTATAACCCTCGATGGTTTCTGTGCAACCTCCTCCGGCGAATCCCAGTGGATATCAAACGAACAAAGTCGATTATATGTGCATCAAACGCGTGATAAGGTTGATGCCGTCATGGTTGGCATCGGTACGGTTCTCACCGATAATCCTCGGTTAACCACCCGACTTCCAGAGGGGGGCCGAAACCCCATCAGGGTTGTTGTTGACACTTTTTTGCGTATTCCGGAAGACTCGGCCCTCGTAGCGCTTTCTGCCGACGAGGGGACTCTGGTTGCCACCACAAACGCGGCCGATCCCAATAAGATTTGCAGGCTTCAGGCCGTCGGTGTGCGTGTTCTTGTACTCCCCCAAAAAAACGGTCATGTTGATCTGAATGCTCTCTTGCTCGAGCTGGGGAAAATGGATATCCAACACCTTTTTCTCGAGGGTGGGGCCATCCTAAATGGTACCCTCTTGCGTGAAGGGCTGGTGGACAGGGCCATGATTTTTGTGGCGCCGGTACTGTTGGGGGGCGATGATGGACGAGGCTTGTTTGCTGGGCAAGGCGCCACCCGCCTGGTAGATGCCTGGCGCCTCAAGCATGTTCGTGTCAGGTCTTTTGGGGACGATGTCCTTTTGGAGGGAGAAGTATACCCATGTTCACCGGACTGA
- the nrdR gene encoding transcriptional regulator NrdR, translating to MKCPFCSFEDTKVIDSRLGKEGNNIRRRRECIDCGRRFTTYERVEEILPLVVKKDGRREPFDRLKIIAGMQRACEKRPVPIATIEKLVDQLEISLQESGEKEIEASRIGEGVMEALRNVDEVAYVRFASVYRQFKDINEFMSELKEILAKENKSA from the coding sequence ATGAAGTGCCCGTTTTGCAGCTTTGAAGATACCAAGGTCATCGATTCCCGACTAGGAAAAGAAGGGAACAACATCCGAAGGAGGAGGGAGTGTATTGACTGTGGTCGTCGGTTCACGACCTACGAGCGGGTCGAAGAGATTCTGCCGTTGGTCGTTAAAAAAGACGGTCGCCGTGAACCTTTTGACCGCTTAAAAATCATTGCCGGTATGCAGAGAGCTTGCGAAAAACGGCCTGTTCCTATTGCTACCATTGAAAAACTCGTGGATCAGCTGGAAATTTCCCTTCAGGAAAGTGGCGAAAAGGAAATCGAAGCCAGCCGCATAGGTGAGGGCGTTATGGAGGCCTTGAGGAATGTTGACGAGGTTGCCTATGTGCGTTTTGCCTCTGTGTACAGGCAATTCAAGGACATTAATGAGTTTATGTCCGAACTTAAAGAAATTCTGGCCAAAGAGAACAAATCAGCCTGA
- a CDS encoding cytidine/deoxycytidylate deaminase family protein: MTRPTWEEYFMEIARLVARRSTCMRRQVGAVVVKEKNILATGYNGTPSGIAHCSEVGCLRQTLNVPSGERHELCRGLHAEQNAIIQAAKHGVNISNGTLYCTNSPCVICSKMLINAGIARIVYLEGYPDQLSLEMLAESGIGVHSFADFADRKAQDI; encoded by the coding sequence ATGACGCGTCCGACCTGGGAGGAATATTTTATGGAGATCGCCCGGCTCGTGGCCAGGCGATCTACCTGTATGCGCCGGCAGGTTGGTGCAGTAGTCGTCAAGGAAAAAAATATTCTGGCGACGGGTTACAATGGTACACCATCAGGGATTGCTCATTGTTCTGAAGTGGGCTGTTTGCGACAAACGCTGAACGTTCCTTCCGGTGAGCGACATGAACTTTGTCGTGGACTACACGCAGAACAAAATGCCATCATCCAGGCGGCCAAGCATGGTGTGAACATCAGTAATGGCACTCTTTATTGCACCAACTCACCTTGCGTCATCTGCTCCAAAATGCTGATCAACGCCGGTATCGCCCGCATTGTCTACCTGGAGGGATATCCCGATCAGCTATCCCTGGAGATGTTGGCAGAGTCGGGTATCGGCGTACACTCTTTCGCGGATTTTGCCGATAGAAAGGCCCAGGATATCTGA
- the glyA gene encoding serine hydroxymethyltransferase, whose translation MSELLAKFDPEIASAIQRETGRQEYSLEFIASENFVSENVLEAQGSVLTNKYAEGYPGKRYYGGCEFVDVAEQLAIDRAKTLFGAEHANVQPHSGSQANMAVYFSVCQPGDTILGMNLAHGGHLTHGSPVNFSGKLFNIIPYGVERETGRIDYGEVERLALEHKPKMIVVGASAYSRTLDFPTFRQIADKVGAVVMVDMAHIAGLVAAGEHPSPVPYADFVTTTTHKTLRGPRGGMILCREEHAKKLNSNIFPGIQGGPLMHVIAAKAVAFKEALTPEFKEYGRQVVKNAKALAAALNRNGFDIVSGGTDNHLMLVDLTNKDITGKVAEETLEKAGITVNKNAVPFDTRSPFVTSGFRVGTPATTTRGLKEAEMEKVAVWMARALSNVDNKNELQAIRQEVKELCLKFPLYSHRLSV comes from the coding sequence ATGTCGGAACTGCTGGCCAAATTTGACCCTGAAATTGCATCAGCTATACAGAGAGAGACAGGGCGGCAAGAATACAGTCTGGAATTTATTGCTTCGGAAAATTTTGTCAGCGAAAACGTATTGGAAGCGCAAGGTTCAGTTCTTACCAATAAGTATGCCGAAGGGTATCCCGGAAAAAGATATTATGGCGGCTGTGAATTCGTTGACGTTGCCGAACAATTGGCGATTGATCGTGCAAAAACCCTTTTTGGTGCTGAGCATGCCAATGTACAGCCCCATTCAGGGTCGCAGGCCAATATGGCCGTCTATTTTTCTGTATGTCAACCTGGGGATACCATCCTCGGCATGAATCTGGCTCACGGTGGACACCTCACTCATGGTTCCCCCGTCAATTTTTCCGGCAAATTATTCAATATTATCCCTTATGGTGTCGAGAGAGAGACGGGTCGAATTGACTATGGGGAGGTCGAGAGGCTAGCTCTTGAACACAAACCCAAGATGATCGTCGTCGGGGCGAGCGCGTATTCACGGACACTGGATTTCCCCACTTTTCGCCAGATTGCCGATAAGGTAGGAGCTGTTGTAATGGTCGACATGGCTCATATCGCCGGTCTGGTGGCTGCGGGTGAACACCCGAGCCCTGTTCCTTATGCTGACTTTGTGACCACTACCACACATAAAACACTCAGGGGGCCTCGCGGGGGCATGATTCTCTGTCGTGAGGAGCATGCCAAAAAACTGAACAGCAATATTTTCCCTGGGATTCAGGGTGGTCCACTGATGCACGTTATTGCTGCCAAGGCTGTCGCCTTCAAAGAGGCGCTAACTCCTGAGTTTAAGGAATATGGCCGTCAGGTGGTCAAAAATGCCAAGGCCCTGGCTGCTGCACTCAACCGTAACGGGTTTGATATTGTCTCGGGGGGAACGGACAACCACCTTATGCTGGTTGATCTAACCAATAAGGACATCACTGGCAAAGTGGCCGAAGAGACCTTGGAAAAGGCTGGCATCACGGTTAACAAGAATGCGGTGCCGTTTGATACGCGTTCTCCCTTTGTCACTAGTGGTTTCCGTGTTGGAACTCCAGCCACTACTACCCGCGGACTGAAAGAGGCTGAAATGGAAAAGGTGGCTGTCTGGATGGCACGCGCTCTTTCTAACGTAGACAACAAAAATGAACTTCAAGCGATTCGTCAGGAAGTTAAAGAACTCTGTCTGAAGTTTCCTTTGTACTCCCATCGCCTGTCCGTATGA
- the rpiB gene encoding ribose 5-phosphate isomerase B, with amino-acid sequence MLIIASDHGGLELKEALKGYLHKRQVAFRDLGTNGSESVDYPDFGEKVAQAVSLGQAEGGILICGTGIGMSIVANKFPGVRAALVHDEFTARMAKEHNNANVLVLGGRVDASAQGVEMVAAWLDAEFSGGRHQRRLDKIAELEKTIICAGKI; translated from the coding sequence ATGCTCATCATTGCAAGTGATCACGGTGGCCTTGAACTCAAAGAAGCGCTCAAGGGATATCTCCACAAAAGGCAGGTCGCTTTTCGTGATCTGGGAACCAATGGCTCTGAATCCGTCGACTACCCAGATTTTGGCGAGAAAGTAGCTCAAGCGGTTTCTCTTGGTCAAGCAGAGGGTGGTATACTTATCTGCGGCACAGGGATAGGGATGTCCATTGTGGCCAATAAATTTCCAGGAGTCAGGGCCGCTCTGGTTCATGACGAATTCACCGCCCGCATGGCCAAGGAACATAACAACGCGAATGTTCTCGTACTCGGTGGACGAGTAGATGCTTCAGCGCAAGGTGTCGAAATGGTTGCAGCTTGGCTGGATGCTGAGTTTTCGGGGGGGCGACATCAGCGACGGCTTGATAAGATTGCCGAACTGGAAAAGACCATAATATGCGCCGGTAAAATTTAG
- the fabF gene encoding beta-ketoacyl-ACP synthase II: MRRVVVTGVGVVSALGTGVEKNWDALINGKSGIDRITRFDASDLPTQIAGEVKDFNAEDFIDKKEIKKMDLFIQYALGAAELAMQDSGLKITDDNAERVGVVVGAGLGGLPAIEKYHQASLEGGHKKITPFFIPMLIINLAPGQISIKYGAKGPNLSSVSACATGTHSIGDAFRMIQRGDADAMIAGGTESTITPLGIGGFNVMKALSTRNDDPTAASRPFDKNRDGFVMAEGAGILILEEYESAKNRGAKIYAEISGYGLTGDAHHLTAPAPGGEGAARCIKMALSTAGISPDQVDYINAHGTSTHFNDLYETMAIKSVLGSHASKVLISSTKSMTGHALGAAGGIEAVYALLAMERGVVPPTINYEEPDPECDLDYVPNEARKAHIKVALSNSFGFGGTNATLLFKKI; encoded by the coding sequence ATGCGTAGAGTCGTTGTGACAGGTGTCGGGGTTGTTTCTGCTCTTGGAACCGGGGTGGAAAAGAACTGGGATGCTTTGATAAACGGAAAATCTGGCATTGATCGGATTACACGTTTCGATGCATCCGATTTGCCTACTCAGATTGCCGGCGAAGTCAAAGACTTTAATGCCGAAGATTTTATTGATAAAAAAGAAATCAAAAAGATGGACCTGTTTATTCAGTACGCTCTTGGAGCCGCTGAACTGGCGATGCAGGACTCCGGGCTTAAAATTACTGACGATAATGCCGAGCGCGTTGGGGTTGTCGTAGGTGCTGGTCTCGGTGGCCTTCCTGCTATTGAAAAATACCATCAAGCCAGCCTAGAGGGTGGGCATAAGAAAATCACCCCATTCTTCATCCCGATGCTGATTATTAATCTGGCTCCTGGCCAGATTTCCATCAAATATGGCGCTAAAGGTCCTAACCTTTCCTCCGTCTCCGCTTGTGCTACAGGAACCCACTCGATTGGGGATGCTTTTCGCATGATCCAGCGAGGAGATGCGGATGCTATGATCGCCGGAGGTACTGAATCTACCATCACCCCGCTTGGGATTGGCGGATTCAACGTTATGAAGGCGTTGTCCACACGTAATGATGATCCCACTGCTGCCAGTCGTCCATTTGACAAGAATCGTGATGGATTCGTCATGGCAGAAGGCGCCGGTATTCTGATTTTGGAAGAATACGAAAGTGCTAAAAATCGTGGAGCTAAAATTTATGCGGAAATTAGCGGCTATGGCCTTACCGGTGATGCTCATCACCTGACGGCTCCCGCTCCAGGAGGGGAGGGGGCTGCGCGCTGTATCAAGATGGCACTTTCCACTGCGGGCATTTCGCCGGACCAGGTTGACTATATCAACGCGCACGGTACTTCCACGCACTTTAATGACCTTTACGAAACCATGGCCATCAAGTCAGTTCTCGGTAGCCATGCAAGCAAGGTATTGATCAGTTCCACCAAAAGCATGACAGGGCATGCCCTTGGCGCTGCCGGTGGAATCGAAGCGGTTTACGCGTTACTGGCCATGGAACGAGGGGTTGTGCCTCCTACCATCAACTATGAGGAGCCTGATCCCGAGTGCGACCTCGACTACGTGCCCAATGAAGCACGCAAGGCCCACATCAAAGTGGCCTTGTCCAACTCCTTTGGGTTCGGCGGGACTAACGCGACGCTGCTTTTTAAAAAAATATAA
- the acpP gene encoding acyl carrier protein: MASIEERVKQIVAEQLGVDEDQVTNDASFMDDLGADSLDTVELVMALEEEFDVEISDEDAEKIQTVQDAISYISEQA; encoded by the coding sequence ATGGCTTCTATTGAAGAAAGAGTTAAACAGATTGTTGCTGAGCAGCTTGGTGTTGATGAGGATCAGGTAACCAACGATGCGTCTTTTATGGACGATCTCGGGGCTGACTCCCTTGATACTGTTGAGCTGGTCATGGCTCTTGAAGAAGAGTTCGACGTTGAAATCTCTGACGAGGACGCTGAGAAGATCCAGACTGTTCAGGATGCGATCAGCTACATCAGCGAACAAGCCTAA
- the fabG gene encoding 3-oxoacyl-[acyl-carrier-protein] reductase has product MLKDRVGVVTGASRGIGRTIALAMAAAGAKVVVSARSAAGIEALCREIEDSGGSCISVVGDVAVTEDADRIIKAAIDHFGRLDILVNNAGITRDGLLLRMKDEDWDAVLDTNLKGAFLCTRAAAKVMSKQKFGRIINISSVVGEMGNPGQVNYCASKAGLIGLTKSVAKELARRNITANAITPGFITTDMTEALPEKTREELAAQIPLGRLGDATDIAHAVIFLASDHAGYITGQVLGVNGGMYM; this is encoded by the coding sequence ATGCTTAAAGATCGCGTTGGTGTAGTCACGGGTGCGTCACGAGGGATTGGGCGCACGATCGCTCTTGCCATGGCAGCTGCCGGTGCTAAAGTGGTGGTGTCTGCTCGAAGTGCAGCGGGAATCGAGGCTTTGTGCCGTGAAATTGAAGATAGTGGGGGATCCTGCATTAGTGTCGTGGGTGATGTCGCTGTCACTGAAGACGCCGATCGCATCATCAAGGCCGCCATTGATCATTTCGGCCGACTCGATATTCTCGTTAATAATGCAGGGATAACCAGGGACGGCTTGTTGCTGCGCATGAAGGATGAGGATTGGGACGCGGTGCTCGATACGAACCTCAAGGGAGCTTTTCTCTGCACCCGAGCCGCGGCTAAGGTCATGAGCAAACAAAAGTTTGGACGTATAATTAACATTTCATCCGTTGTGGGAGAAATGGGAAACCCAGGCCAGGTCAATTACTGTGCCAGCAAGGCGGGCCTTATCGGGCTTACAAAATCGGTGGCCAAAGAACTGGCTCGAAGAAATATCACGGCTAATGCCATAACTCCAGGTTTTATAACTACGGATATGACAGAGGCCCTGCCGGAAAAAACTCGAGAGGAATTGGCCGCCCAGATTCCCCTTGGTCGTCTTGGTGATGCAACAGACATTGCTCATGCTGTCATCTTTTTAGCGTCGGATCACGCCGGTTACATCACAGGACAAGTGCTTGGAGTCAACGGCGGGATGTATATGTAG
- the fabD gene encoding ACP S-malonyltransferase: MVALIFPGQGSQYAGMGKALADNFPVARQTFEEADDALQFKISSLCFQGPEEELKLTANTQPAILTTSVAAYRVLESEMSLQPSYLAGHSLGEYSALVASGALAFADAVKTVRARGLFMQEAVPVGTGSMAAILGLEGRDLEEICREAAQGDVVAPANYNSPGQVVIAGHVQAVDRAIALAKEKGAKKAMSLPVSAPFHCSLMIPAGLRLKEVLDGVNVSTMNMPVVSNVEALPNQDHSLIRDLLVRQVSAPVRWDESILKMVDLGVEHFIEVGPGKVLSGLVRRIAKGVPVGNLEDTDSLKNLQANF, from the coding sequence ATGGTTGCCTTGATTTTTCCCGGACAGGGATCACAATACGCCGGCATGGGGAAAGCGCTGGCGGATAACTTCCCCGTTGCCAGACAGACTTTTGAAGAAGCCGATGACGCCCTGCAATTCAAAATTTCTTCGCTTTGTTTTCAAGGACCTGAAGAAGAGTTGAAGCTGACGGCCAACACGCAACCTGCCATATTGACGACCAGTGTGGCGGCTTATCGTGTCCTTGAATCCGAAATGAGCCTGCAACCGTCTTATCTGGCTGGCCACTCCCTAGGGGAATATTCTGCCCTTGTCGCTTCTGGCGCCTTGGCTTTTGCAGATGCCGTCAAAACTGTCCGTGCCCGTGGGCTTTTCATGCAGGAGGCCGTTCCCGTTGGTACCGGCTCCATGGCCGCTATTCTTGGGTTGGAGGGCAGAGATCTAGAAGAGATCTGTCGTGAGGCAGCGCAGGGGGATGTCGTTGCGCCGGCCAACTACAACAGTCCTGGTCAGGTAGTCATTGCTGGACACGTTCAGGCGGTAGATCGCGCCATTGCCCTGGCCAAGGAAAAGGGCGCCAAAAAGGCGATGTCTTTACCCGTAAGTGCTCCGTTTCACTGTTCTCTCATGATACCTGCAGGACTTCGTCTGAAAGAAGTACTTGATGGTGTCAATGTCTCGACCATGAATATGCCAGTGGTTAGCAATGTTGAGGCTCTTCCGAATCAGGACCATTCCCTGATCAGAGATCTCCTGGTTCGCCAGGTCAGCGCGCCTGTCCGCTGGGACGAGTCTATTCTAAAAATGGTCGATCTGGGCGTTGAGCATTTTATTGAGGTCGGTCCTGGGAAGGTTCTCTCCGGGCTGGTTCGCCGCATTGCGAAAGGGGTCCCTGTTGGGAACCTGGAAGACACCGACAGTCTTAAAAATCTGCAGGCGAACTTCTAG
- a CDS encoding beta-ketoacyl-ACP synthase III, with amino-acid sequence MKNVKITGTGSYVPEKILTNLDLEKFLDTSDEWITSRTGIRTRHVAGDQEVTSDLATEASRRALEMAGVLPEEIDMIIVGTITGDYPWPATACVVQHKLGIRGCAAYDVSAACSGFVYALDTAVSRIRSGVGSKALVIGAEVLTRAVDWEDRNTCVLFGDGAGAVVLEACDEDKGILSTHLHADGSYAELLYQPGFGSRNPASEEGLKARLPYLKMQGNEVFKIAVRSLTDVALEALEANGMTINDVSLFIPHQANQRILDATAKRIGFRDEQVYVNVDRFGNTSGASIPLALDEANRSGKIKPGDIVLLDAFGGGLTWGSALIRW; translated from the coding sequence ATGAAAAACGTCAAAATAACAGGGACGGGTTCTTATGTTCCTGAAAAAATTCTGACCAACCTTGATCTTGAAAAATTTCTGGACACCTCTGACGAATGGATTACCTCTCGAACCGGCATTCGTACCCGCCATGTTGCTGGAGATCAGGAAGTTACATCCGACCTGGCGACCGAGGCTTCTCGACGTGCTCTAGAGATGGCCGGCGTTTTGCCGGAAGAGATCGACATGATAATCGTCGGGACGATTACCGGAGACTATCCTTGGCCTGCCACCGCATGTGTTGTTCAGCATAAACTTGGCATCCGCGGCTGTGCTGCTTATGATGTTTCCGCAGCGTGCAGCGGCTTTGTCTATGCTCTCGATACAGCGGTCAGCCGGATACGTTCCGGAGTTGGTTCCAAAGCTCTCGTTATTGGGGCTGAGGTTCTTACTCGCGCGGTAGACTGGGAAGATCGCAATACCTGTGTTTTGTTTGGCGATGGTGCCGGTGCCGTCGTTCTCGAAGCCTGTGACGAAGACAAGGGGATCCTCTCGACTCACCTGCATGCAGACGGGTCCTATGCGGAGTTACTCTACCAGCCAGGCTTCGGATCCCGAAACCCAGCCTCTGAAGAGGGTCTGAAAGCTCGTCTTCCTTACCTGAAAATGCAGGGAAATGAGGTTTTCAAAATTGCCGTCAGGTCTTTGACTGATGTAGCACTTGAGGCTCTTGAGGCAAATGGGATGACGATCAATGACGTTAGCCTTTTCATTCCTCACCAGGCCAATCAGCGTATTCTTGATGCGACAGCCAAGCGAATTGGTTTTCGTGATGAGCAGGTTTACGTCAATGTGGACCGTTTCGGAAACACCTCCGGCGCTTCCATTCCCCTTGCTTTGGATGAAGCGAACCGTAGCGGGAAAATAAAGCCTGGAGATATCGTTCTTCTAGATGCCTTCGGTGGCGGACTGACCTGGGGGTCTGCTCTTATCCGCTGGTAG
- the plsX gene encoding phosphate acyltransferase PlsX has product MVVAVDAMGGDNAPQVEVEGAVAAARKFGISIILVGDSDRLKSELGKYSTEDLDIRIQQASEVVGMSDSASDAVRKKKDSSIRVAFNLIKNGEASAVVSAGNSGATMAAGMFVLKRIGGIDRPAIATIVPNLSDQTLVLDVGGNVDCKPQHLAQFALMGEVYCRSVLGKERPRVGLLSNGEEEKKGNELSREAHRLLRTAPFNYVGNVEGRDIYNGKTDVVVCDGFVGNVVLKVSEGLVEAVGTMLKKEMSRRFFAKIGFLLAKPAFRAFKKKVDYAEYGGAPLLGIDGVGMICHGGSSPRAIMNAINMAREAVASKTNEKLVAQLEKTESQTDEAAL; this is encoded by the coding sequence ATCGTAGTAGCCGTTGATGCCATGGGGGGAGATAACGCTCCCCAGGTTGAGGTTGAGGGCGCCGTTGCGGCAGCAAGAAAATTTGGGATTTCCATTATTCTTGTTGGGGATTCGGATAGACTCAAGTCGGAATTGGGAAAGTATTCCACTGAGGATTTGGATATTCGCATCCAGCAGGCCAGCGAAGTCGTCGGGATGAGTGATTCGGCTTCTGATGCCGTTCGAAAAAAGAAAGATTCTTCGATTCGGGTCGCTTTTAATCTGATTAAAAATGGCGAGGCCAGTGCTGTTGTCAGCGCAGGCAATTCGGGTGCCACCATGGCTGCGGGGATGTTTGTCCTTAAACGCATCGGTGGAATTGACCGGCCTGCTATTGCAACGATAGTCCCGAATCTCAGTGATCAGACCCTGGTGCTGGATGTAGGGGGAAACGTCGATTGCAAACCACAGCATCTCGCGCAGTTCGCTCTCATGGGCGAGGTCTACTGTAGAAGTGTTCTTGGGAAAGAACGTCCCAGGGTCGGTCTGCTCTCCAACGGGGAAGAAGAAAAAAAGGGGAATGAATTGTCCCGTGAGGCGCATAGATTGCTCCGGACTGCTCCTTTTAACTATGTTGGAAACGTAGAAGGTCGGGATATCTATAACGGTAAGACGGATGTCGTCGTGTGTGACGGTTTTGTCGGAAACGTTGTCCTGAAGGTCTCCGAAGGGCTGGTCGAGGCTGTCGGCACCATGCTGAAGAAAGAAATGAGCCGCCGATTCTTCGCCAAGATCGGATTTCTTCTGGCCAAACCCGCCTTCCGGGCTTTTAAGAAAAAAGTTGATTATGCCGAATACGGTGGTGCTCCGCTTTTGGGTATTGATGGTGTAGGTATGATATGCCATGGCGGATCAAGCCCCAGGGCGATTATGAATGCCATCAATATGGCCCGCGAAGCCGTGGCGAGCAAAACCAACGAAAAGTTGGTGGCCCAGTTGGAAAAAACCGAGTCTCAAACTGACGAAGCAGCCCTGTAG
- the rpmF gene encoding 50S ribosomal protein L32 — MAVPKKKTSKSQRDMRRAHDALSAPGISTCPQCKEPKQPHRVCGSCGSYKGKTIVGTEE, encoded by the coding sequence ATGGCTGTACCTAAAAAGAAAACTTCCAAATCCCAGCGCGATATGCGCCGTGCCCACGACGCCTTGAGCGCACCTGGAATTTCCACCTGCCCCCAATGCAAGGAACCGAAGCAGCCCCACCGGGTTTGTGGTTCCTGTGGCAGCTATAAGGGCAAGACCATCGTTGGAACCGAAGAGTAA
- a CDS encoding DUF177 domain-containing protein has protein sequence MLLHVDNITKEGLTLEFSEPASSFPVLADMQQRNEVLFAGVIQIHLKISMLDGMVSVSGVVQADVVFHCSRCLVEYATPIQSAFDLTYVKELPEVEGDDEEIEVAPEDMGLMLYSGDTIDLREAVQQEVIMALPLRPLCKADCKGLCLKCGGNLNQEVCHCDTDDFSLKFSALKNFKVDEKR, from the coding sequence TTGCTTCTTCATGTTGACAACATAACCAAAGAAGGACTCACTCTCGAGTTTTCAGAACCTGCGTCTTCCTTCCCGGTCTTGGCGGATATGCAGCAGCGTAATGAGGTGTTGTTTGCCGGGGTTATCCAGATACATCTGAAAATTTCCATGCTTGATGGCATGGTTAGTGTTTCTGGAGTCGTTCAGGCCGATGTTGTTTTTCATTGCAGTCGCTGTCTGGTCGAATATGCGACCCCCATTCAGAGCGCTTTTGATCTTACCTACGTAAAAGAGCTTCCTGAGGTTGAAGGGGATGATGAAGAGATTGAAGTTGCCCCGGAAGACATGGGTTTAATGCTTTATTCCGGTGATACTATCGATCTTCGAGAAGCAGTTCAACAAGAAGTGATTATGGCGTTGCCCCTGCGTCCTCTCTGTAAAGCAGACTGCAAGGGACTCTGCCTTAAGTGTGGTGGCAACCTCAATCAAGAAGTCTGTCATTGCGATACCGATGATTTCAGTCTGAAGTTTTCAGCATTGAAGAATTTTAAAGTGGATGAAAAACGATAG